The Flavobacterium psychrophilum genome includes a region encoding these proteins:
- a CDS encoding mannose-1-phosphate guanylyltransferase encodes MNKNYFAVLMAGGVGSRFWPVSTAQFPKQFHDMLGTGETLIQKTFSRLTQIIPKENILILTNEIYNDIVLEQLPEVSPEQIVLEPAMRNTAPCILYASLKIQKINPDAVMVVAPTDHWIEDEAAFLDNLQRAFDCAQKEEVLMTLGIKPTFPNTGYGYIEYDAQNERQIKKVTQFREKPDYTTAKSFLEQGNFLWNAGIFIWGVKAVTKAFVKFQPTMYELFMNGYDIYNTPAEKNFIIENYGNSENMSIDYAVMEKAPNVYVLPAAFDWNDLGTWGSLHDKLAKDENNNTVVNARVFMENSSNNIIRADKGKTVIIDGINNYIIVDKEDILLIYPKEKEQEIKKITELVTGSAKKV; translated from the coding sequence ATGAACAAAAATTATTTTGCGGTATTAATGGCGGGCGGTGTAGGTTCGCGCTTTTGGCCGGTAAGTACTGCACAATTTCCTAAACAGTTTCATGATATGCTTGGAACTGGAGAAACACTTATTCAGAAAACTTTCAGCAGGTTAACCCAGATTATACCGAAAGAGAATATACTTATACTTACTAACGAAATATATAATGACATAGTGCTGGAACAATTGCCGGAGGTGTCTCCTGAGCAAATTGTACTTGAACCTGCTATGCGTAACACTGCACCATGCATTTTGTATGCATCACTTAAAATTCAGAAAATAAATCCTGATGCTGTTATGGTGGTAGCACCTACAGACCATTGGATTGAAGACGAAGCCGCATTTTTAGATAATCTTCAGCGCGCTTTTGACTGTGCCCAAAAAGAAGAAGTTTTAATGACGCTTGGTATAAAACCTACTTTTCCTAATACAGGATATGGCTACATTGAATACGATGCCCAAAATGAAAGGCAAATTAAAAAGGTTACCCAGTTTAGGGAGAAACCTGATTATACTACTGCAAAATCATTTTTAGAACAGGGTAATTTCCTTTGGAATGCCGGTATATTTATATGGGGCGTAAAAGCAGTTACGAAAGCCTTTGTGAAATTTCAGCCCACAATGTATGAACTGTTCATGAATGGCTATGATATTTACAATACGCCTGCCGAGAAGAATTTTATTATTGAAAATTATGGTAATAGCGAGAATATGTCTATTGACTATGCTGTAATGGAAAAAGCACCAAACGTATATGTGCTTCCGGCTGCTTTTGACTGGAATGATCTTGGTACATGGGGATCGTTGCACGATAAGCTTGCTAAAGACGAAAACAATAATACGGTTGTTAATGCTAGGGTTTTTATGGAAAACTCGTCTAACAATATTATAAGGGCAGATAAAGGAAAGACCGTAATTATAGACGGTATTAACAATTATATCATTGTAGATAAAGAAGATATTCTGCTTATATATCCTAAAGAAAAAGAGCAGGAAATTAAAAAAATTACAGAACTTGTTACCGGTTCTGCCAAAAAAGTCTGA
- a CDS encoding metallopeptidase produces the protein MKHILAPYIPEHATDTVFELIKLYGVNLKIVNERVTRHGDYRRDPNGQHQITVNANLNKYRFLITLIHEIAHLAAFEKFGRNIKPHGDEWKVTFQKLMVPFIRPEIFPTQLLPLLARHFRNPKASSDTDATLSLALKQFDERSEKNYIFEIPYGSNFRIHNGKIFKKGAQRIKRFECLEVSTGRVYLFNPNAEVELLS, from the coding sequence TTGAAACATATACTTGCGCCATATATACCGGAACATGCAACAGATACAGTTTTTGAGCTGATAAAACTCTATGGGGTTAACTTAAAAATTGTAAATGAGCGCGTAACACGTCATGGTGATTATCGTCGCGATCCTAATGGCCAGCACCAGATAACGGTAAATGCTAATCTTAATAAATACAGGTTTCTTATTACTTTAATTCACGAAATAGCACATTTGGCTGCTTTCGAAAAGTTTGGGAGGAATATAAAACCACACGGTGATGAGTGGAAAGTAACTTTTCAGAAACTTATGGTTCCATTTATACGTCCCGAAATATTTCCTACCCAGTTATTGCCTTTACTGGCAAGGCATTTCAGGAATCCGAAAGCCAGTAGCGATACCGATGCAACACTGTCTTTGGCGCTAAAACAATTTGATGAAAGGTCTGAAAAGAATTATATCTTTGAAATTCCTTACGGAAGTAATTTCAGGATTCATAACGGTAAGATCTTTAAAAAAGGTGCGCAGCGCATTAAGCGGTTTGAGTGTCTTGAAGTAAGTACGGGCAGGGTTTATCTGTTTAATCCTAATGCAGAAGTAGAGCTGCTGTCGTAA
- a CDS encoding ABC transporter permease — MIKALHQIGRYFLMLKEVFNKPTKWKVMKPLILKEIDDLIIGSMGIVAFISFFIGGVVAIQTALNLTNPLIPKSLIAFATRQSVILEFAPTFISIIMAGRAGSYITSSIGTMRVTEQIDALEVMGVNSLNYLVFPKILAFALYPFVISVAMFLGILGGWLAGVYGGFAGSEEFLQGLQTDFKPFHVFYAFFKTFIFGFLLATIPSFHGYFMKGGALEVGKASTTSFVWTSVVIILVNYIITQLLLS, encoded by the coding sequence ATGATAAAAGCATTACACCAGATAGGCCGTTATTTCCTTATGCTTAAGGAGGTTTTTAATAAACCAACTAAGTGGAAGGTGATGAAACCACTGATCTTAAAAGAAATAGATGACCTTATTATAGGCTCTATGGGCATCGTTGCATTTATCTCGTTCTTCATAGGCGGGGTTGTGGCGATACAAACAGCACTTAACTTAACAAACCCGCTAATACCAAAATCGCTTATTGCTTTTGCAACAAGGCAGTCGGTTATACTGGAGTTTGCACCAACCTTTATTTCCATAATTATGGCTGGTCGTGCAGGTTCTTATATTACATCGAGTATAGGTACTATGCGTGTTACAGAACAGATAGATGCACTGGAAGTTATGGGGGTTAACTCGCTTAACTACCTTGTATTCCCAAAAATACTTGCTTTTGCATTGTACCCGTTTGTAATATCGGTAGCAATGTTCCTGGGTATTTTAGGTGGATGGCTTGCAGGTGTTTATGGAGGCTTTGCCGGTAGCGAAGAGTTTTTACAGGGTTTGCAAACTGACTTTAAACCGTTTCACGTGTTTTATGCCTTCTTTAAAACATTTATATTCGGTTTCCTATTAGCAACTATACCTTCTTTCCATGGTTACTTTATGAAAGGTGGAGCGTTAGAGGTTGGTAAAGCAAGTACAACATCGTTTGTATGGACCAGTGTTGTTATCATTTTGGTGAACTATATTATAACGCAATTACTTTTAAGCTAA
- a CDS encoding phosphonate ABC transporter ATP-binding protein, whose amino-acid sequence MIEVKDIEKSFGESKVLKGISTTFETGKTNLIIGRSGSGKTVMLKTLLGIHSPDSGTISFDGRIYSELSPDEKRTLRTEIGMVFQGSALFDSMTVEDNVGFPLKMFTSKRAREVRDRVNEVLERVNLKDANKKFPNEISGGMQKRVAIARAIVNNPKYLFCDEPNSGLDPETSIVIDELIQEITKEYEITTVINTHDMNSVLQIGEKIVFLKNGIKEWEGNNEEILETRNKSIVEFVYSSDLFKKVRESLLAEAEDDDHNHHNKK is encoded by the coding sequence ATGATAGAGGTTAAAGACATAGAGAAATCGTTTGGGGAATCTAAAGTATTAAAAGGTATCTCCACAACGTTTGAGACAGGAAAGACAAACCTTATTATAGGCCGAAGCGGATCGGGTAAAACCGTTATGCTTAAAACACTTTTGGGTATTCACTCGCCCGATTCGGGAACTATTTCGTTTGATGGAAGGATATATTCTGAGCTGAGCCCGGATGAAAAAAGAACACTTCGTACAGAAATAGGTATGGTATTTCAGGGCAGTGCATTGTTTGACTCTATGACCGTAGAAGACAACGTAGGCTTCCCCCTAAAGATGTTTACCAGTAAAAGAGCCCGTGAGGTTAGAGACCGTGTAAACGAAGTACTGGAGAGAGTAAACCTTAAAGATGCCAATAAGAAGTTTCCAAATGAAATTTCGGGTGGTATGCAAAAAAGGGTTGCTATTGCAAGGGCTATAGTTAACAACCCAAAGTATCTTTTTTGCGATGAGCCCAACTCGGGACTTGACCCGGAAACATCTATCGTAATTGATGAGCTTATCCAGGAGATTACTAAAGAATATGAAATTACTACAGTTATAAACACCCACGATATGAACTCTGTTTTACAGATTGGCGAAAAGATCGTCTTTCTTAAAAATGGAATTAAAGAATGGGAAGGCAATAACGAGGAGATATTGGAAACAAGAAACAAGTCTATCGTTGAGTTTGTTTATTCGTCAGACCTGTTTAAAAAAGTGCGTGAAAGCCTTTTAGCTGAAGCAGAAGATGATGATCATAATCATCACAATAAAAAGTAA
- a CDS encoding glycosyl transferase family 2, translating into MKYYAIIPAHNEEAFMALTLQSLAEQTVLPAKIVVVNDNSTDGTAAIVTAFAEKHPWISLVNKKSDAVHMPGSKVIQAFQAGYETIDENYDIIVKLDADLILPPDYFETILNAFKADNKVGMAGGFAYIEKNSEWILENLTDKDHIRGAFKAYRKELFLKMGGLRPAMGWDTVDELLAKFYGWKVVTFENLKVKHLKPTGANYNKAARYKQGEAFYTLGYGFLITSIAGAKLAMRKKKPLLFIDYINGFLKAKKENRPLLVTNEQAKFIRAYRWKKMKQKLF; encoded by the coding sequence ATGAAATACTACGCGATTATACCTGCACACAACGAAGAAGCATTTATGGCACTTACCCTGCAGTCGCTTGCCGAACAAACTGTACTGCCTGCAAAAATTGTGGTGGTAAATGACAACTCTACCGATGGTACTGCTGCAATTGTTACCGCATTTGCGGAAAAGCACCCCTGGATATCGCTGGTAAACAAAAAGTCGGATGCAGTACACATGCCCGGCAGCAAGGTCATACAGGCTTTTCAGGCAGGATATGAAACCATAGATGAAAATTACGACATCATTGTAAAGCTTGATGCCGACCTTATCCTACCTCCTGATTATTTTGAGACTATCCTAAACGCTTTTAAGGCTGATAACAAAGTGGGAATGGCAGGCGGATTTGCCTACATTGAAAAAAACAGCGAGTGGATATTAGAAAACCTTACCGATAAAGACCATATTCGTGGTGCGTTTAAAGCCTACCGAAAAGAATTGTTCCTAAAAATGGGAGGCCTGCGCCCTGCTATGGGTTGGGATACAGTAGATGAATTGCTTGCCAAATTTTATGGATGGAAAGTAGTTACTTTTGAAAATCTTAAAGTAAAACACCTTAAACCTACCGGAGCCAACTATAACAAAGCGGCACGCTACAAACAGGGAGAGGCATTTTACACCCTGGGCTACGGATTCCTGATAACCTCTATTGCAGGTGCCAAGCTAGCCATGCGTAAAAAGAAACCTTTACTTTTTATCGACTACATTAATGGGTTCCTGAAAGCAAAAAAAGAGAACAGGCCTTTGCTGGTCACCAACGAGCAGGCAAAATTTATTCGTGCCTACCGCTGGAAGAAGATGAAACAGAAACTCTTTTAA